In Marinicauda algicola, one DNA window encodes the following:
- a CDS encoding acyl-CoA dehydrogenase family protein, translating into MKNPFETPERKAFRESVEAFVAREIAPHGEAWDEAGDFPWDIHEKAGALGLFGFAIPEEYGGNGFDDAFMRLDSGIALAYGAPGGVNASIGSRNIMTGPIVTLGSEEMKRAVLPGIVSGREGGALAMTEPSGGSDLSRIRTKARREGEDWVIDGEKTFITGGMKARWYVVGARTGGEGFGGISLFLVEWGAPGFSRTPIERKMGWWSSDTATLHFDGLRVPAQNQLGQEGLCLLAIMNNFNYERLALAAGCLGMARRCLDDAVEYAKIRETFGKALIRHQAIRHKIAEMSARIDALHAYLLHIAWTINDGGMPAAELAKAKFLASKTAEFCASEAMQILGGAGYLRGQAVERIYREVKVMAIGGGSEEIMKDLAVKQMGL; encoded by the coding sequence ATGAAGAACCCGTTCGAGACCCCCGAGCGCAAGGCGTTCCGTGAGAGCGTGGAAGCCTTCGTGGCGCGCGAGATCGCGCCCCATGGCGAGGCCTGGGACGAGGCGGGCGATTTTCCCTGGGACATCCACGAGAAGGCCGGCGCGCTCGGCCTGTTCGGCTTCGCCATCCCGGAGGAATACGGTGGCAACGGCTTCGACGACGCCTTCATGCGCCTGGATAGCGGGATCGCGCTGGCCTACGGCGCGCCGGGCGGGGTCAATGCCTCGATCGGCTCGCGCAACATCATGACCGGGCCCATCGTCACGCTGGGCAGCGAGGAGATGAAGCGCGCCGTCCTGCCCGGCATCGTCTCGGGACGCGAGGGCGGGGCGCTGGCCATGACCGAGCCGTCTGGCGGATCCGACCTGTCGCGCATTCGCACGAAGGCCCGCCGCGAGGGCGAAGACTGGGTGATCGACGGGGAGAAGACCTTCATCACCGGCGGCATGAAGGCGCGCTGGTACGTCGTCGGCGCGCGCACCGGCGGGGAGGGGTTCGGCGGCATCTCCCTCTTCCTCGTCGAATGGGGCGCGCCCGGCTTCTCGCGCACCCCGATCGAGAGGAAGATGGGCTGGTGGAGTTCGGACACCGCCACGCTGCATTTCGACGGTCTGCGCGTGCCGGCGCAGAACCAGCTCGGCCAGGAGGGCCTGTGCCTCCTGGCCATCATGAACAATTTCAATTACGAGCGCCTCGCCCTCGCCGCGGGGTGCCTCGGCATGGCCAGGCGCTGCCTCGACGATGCGGTCGAGTACGCGAAGATCCGCGAGACCTTCGGCAAGGCGCTGATCCGCCACCAGGCGATCCGCCACAAGATCGCGGAGATGAGCGCGCGCATCGACGCGCTGCACGCCTATCTCCTGCACATCGCCTGGACGATCAATGACGGCGGGATGCCCGCCGCCGAGCTCGCCAAGGCGAAATTCCTCGCCAGCAAGACGGCCGAGTTCTGCGCCAGCGAAGCCATGCAGATCCTCGGCGGGGCGGGCTATCTCAGGGGCCAGGCCGTCGAGCGCATCTATCGCGAGGTCAAGGTCATGGCCATCGGCGGCGGCTCGGAAGAGATCATGAAGGACCTCGCGGTCAAGCAGATGGGCCTGTGA
- a CDS encoding winged helix-turn-helix domain-containing protein yields MAGFDADKLDEVIHGKLRLAVMAYLASVVGATFAELKARTGASDGNLSVHLRKLEEAGYVAIDKRFVGRKPQTRASLTEAGRRAWIFYLDQLRALVESGPPVTE; encoded by the coding sequence ATGGCCGGCTTCGACGCGGACAAGCTCGACGAGGTCATCCATGGCAAGCTGCGCCTGGCGGTCATGGCCTATCTCGCCAGCGTGGTCGGCGCGACCTTCGCCGAGCTGAAGGCGCGCACCGGGGCGAGCGACGGCAATCTCTCGGTCCATCTGAGGAAGCTGGAGGAGGCCGGCTACGTGGCCATCGACAAGCGCTTCGTGGGGCGCAAGCCGCAGACGCGGGCAAGCCTGACCGAAGCCGGGCGCCGGGCCTGGATCTTCTATCTCGACCAGCTCCGGGCCCTCGTCGAGAGCGGCCCTCCGGTCACGGAGTAG
- a CDS encoding GNAT family N-acetyltransferase, whose translation MSLAPQPFDTAGPVVKTDRLTLVAFDAELARLQLEDLRSFFAALGAKYEPSWPPELNDEQTMAWTKAQLEAAPGLAGWYSWVFLMGMGPGQATRAVGIGGFHGPPGEGGEVEIGYSMLPTFREQGLATEAVEGLLSSARRQEGVRRVTATTLDHLYASRRVLEKTGFTLTGERAGNGSKLVDYARAL comes from the coding sequence ATGAGTTTGGCGCCCCAACCCTTCGATACCGCGGGCCCGGTGGTGAAGACCGACCGGCTCACCCTTGTCGCGTTCGATGCCGAACTCGCCCGCCTGCAGCTCGAGGACCTGCGCTCCTTCTTCGCTGCGCTCGGCGCGAAGTACGAGCCGTCCTGGCCCCCCGAACTCAATGATGAGCAGACCATGGCCTGGACCAAGGCGCAGCTGGAAGCCGCACCCGGGCTGGCCGGCTGGTACAGCTGGGTCTTCCTGATGGGGATGGGCCCCGGCCAGGCCACCCGGGCGGTGGGCATCGGCGGGTTTCACGGCCCGCCCGGCGAGGGCGGCGAGGTGGAGATCGGCTATTCCATGCTGCCGACCTTCCGCGAGCAGGGCCTCGCCACCGAGGCGGTCGAGGGCCTGCTGTCCTCGGCGAGACGCCAGGAGGGCGTGCGCCGGGTCACGGCCACCACGCTCGACCATCTCTATGCCTCCCGCCGCGTGCTGGAGAAGACCGGCTTCACCCTGACCGGCGAGCGCGCCGGGAACGGCAGCAAGCTCGTCGACTACGCCCGCGCCCTCTAG
- the lpdA gene encoding dihydrolipoyl dehydrogenase — protein MADEYDVVIIGAGPGGYNCAIRAGQLGLKTACIEKRDTLGGTCLNVGCIPSKAMLHASELYETARKDFSHYGIDFDQLKLNLEQMHKQKAEAVEGLTKGVAGLFKKNKVDRYNGTGRIKSKTEVEVTDADGKTQTLKTKNIVIATGSEVTPLPGVEIDEERIVSSTGALELKQVPKKMILVGAGVIGLELGSVWRRLGAEVEVVEFLDHCLPGLDKELSRQARRLFEKQGLKFHFERKVTGVEKLKTKLKVTTEKAEGGDEQTMDADVVLVCIGRRPYTEGLGLENVGIETDRRGRIANDHFRTSVENIWVIGDTTTGAMLAHKAEDEGVACAELIAGKSGHVNYDAIPTVVYTYPEIAGVGATEEQLKDEGRDYKTGKFPFQANSRGRTNHQTEGFVKILADARTDEILGAHIIGPHAGELIAELALAIEFRAASEDVARTCHAHPTLSEAVRQAAMGVEGWTMQM, from the coding sequence ATGGCTGACGAATACGACGTTGTCATCATCGGGGCCGGCCCCGGCGGCTATAACTGCGCCATCCGCGCCGGCCAGCTCGGACTGAAGACGGCCTGCATCGAGAAGCGCGACACGCTCGGCGGCACGTGCCTGAATGTCGGCTGCATCCCCTCCAAGGCCATGCTGCACGCGAGCGAGCTCTACGAGACCGCGCGCAAGGACTTTTCCCATTACGGCATCGATTTCGACCAGCTGAAGCTCAATCTCGAGCAGATGCACAAGCAGAAGGCCGAGGCGGTCGAGGGCCTGACCAAGGGCGTCGCCGGCCTGTTCAAGAAGAACAAGGTCGACCGGTATAACGGAACCGGCAGGATCAAGAGCAAGACCGAGGTCGAGGTGACCGATGCCGACGGCAAGACGCAGACGCTGAAGACGAAGAACATCGTCATCGCCACGGGCTCGGAAGTCACCCCACTGCCCGGCGTGGAGATCGACGAGGAGCGCATCGTCTCCTCCACCGGCGCGCTGGAACTGAAACAGGTGCCCAAGAAGATGATCCTCGTCGGCGCCGGCGTGATCGGGCTCGAGCTCGGCTCGGTCTGGCGTCGTCTGGGCGCCGAGGTCGAGGTCGTCGAATTCCTCGATCACTGCCTGCCCGGCCTCGACAAGGAGCTGTCGCGCCAGGCGCGCAGGCTGTTCGAGAAGCAGGGCCTGAAATTCCATTTCGAGCGCAAGGTCACCGGGGTCGAGAAGCTCAAGACCAAGCTCAAGGTGACGACCGAGAAGGCCGAGGGCGGCGACGAGCAGACCATGGACGCTGACGTCGTGCTCGTCTGCATCGGCCGGCGCCCCTATACCGAGGGGCTGGGCCTGGAGAACGTCGGCATCGAGACCGACAGGCGCGGGCGCATCGCCAACGATCACTTCCGCACCTCGGTGGAGAATATCTGGGTGATCGGCGACACCACGACCGGCGCCATGCTCGCCCACAAGGCCGAGGACGAGGGCGTGGCCTGCGCCGAGCTCATCGCGGGCAAGTCCGGCCACGTCAATTACGACGCCATTCCGACGGTGGTGTACACCTATCCCGAGATCGCCGGTGTCGGTGCCACCGAGGAGCAGCTCAAGGACGAGGGCCGGGACTACAAGACCGGCAAATTCCCCTTCCAGGCCAATTCGCGCGGGCGCACCAACCACCAGACCGAGGGCTTCGTGAAGATCCTCGCCGACGCCAGGACCGACGAGATTCTCGGCGCTCACATCATCGGCCCGCACGCCGGCGAACTCATCGCCGAGCTGGCGCTGGCCATCGAGTTCCGTGCCGCCTCCGAGGACGTCGCACGCACCTGCCACGCCCACCCGACCCTGTCGGAGGCCGTGCGCCAGGCCGCGATGGGCGTGGAGGGCTGGACCATGCAGATGTGA
- the odhB gene encoding 2-oxoglutarate dehydrogenase complex dihydrolipoyllysine-residue succinyltransferase: MTDITVPQLGESVSEATVGEWQVSEGDSVKKDDILVELETDKVSVEVRAEADGTVSKISAREGETVEIGAKLGELDTNGDGSKSQSGSKDEGKSKGSDKPKSRSGADEGAQESSEDGTGSDEGELVEARVPTMGESVSEGTAGEWQVKPGDRVEKDQTLLEIETDKVAVEVPAPEAGTVEELLVEEGDSVSPEQAIAKIRTGGGGGKTAGKKEKKDEKTSDTGTGEGDKKAMPSAKRIAREEGLDLKEVDGTGKGGRVTKADALKALEKSGETPQKPEAKKEDKRELGEREERVKMTRLRQTIARRLKEAQNTAAILTTYNEADMSAIMSLRKQVQDDFTDRHGVKLGFMSFFVKACVTALQDIPAVNAEIDGDDIIYKNHYDIGVAVGTDKGLVVPVVRDCDTKSLAQIEKDIIDLGKRARDGKLTIEDMQGATFTISNGGVYGSLMSAPILNAPQSGILGMHKIQERPVAINGEVKIRPMMYLALSYDHRIVDGKEAVTFLVRVKESLEKPERLMLDI, translated from the coding sequence GATATCACCGTCCCCCAGCTTGGCGAATCCGTATCCGAGGCCACCGTCGGCGAATGGCAGGTGTCCGAAGGCGACAGCGTTAAGAAGGACGACATCCTCGTCGAGCTGGAGACCGACAAGGTCTCCGTCGAGGTGCGCGCCGAGGCCGACGGCACCGTGTCGAAGATCTCCGCCAGGGAAGGCGAGACCGTCGAGATCGGCGCCAAGCTCGGCGAACTCGACACGAATGGCGACGGCTCGAAATCGCAATCCGGGTCGAAGGACGAGGGCAAGTCCAAGGGCTCGGACAAGCCGAAGTCCAGGTCCGGAGCGGACGAGGGCGCGCAGGAGAGCTCCGAGGACGGGACCGGTTCGGACGAGGGCGAGCTCGTCGAGGCCAGGGTCCCGACCATGGGCGAGAGCGTCTCGGAAGGCACGGCCGGGGAATGGCAGGTCAAGCCCGGCGACCGGGTGGAGAAGGACCAGACCCTGCTCGAGATCGAGACCGACAAGGTCGCCGTCGAGGTGCCCGCGCCGGAAGCCGGCACGGTCGAGGAACTGCTCGTCGAGGAAGGCGATTCGGTCAGCCCCGAGCAGGCGATCGCGAAGATCCGCACCGGCGGGGGCGGCGGCAAGACGGCCGGAAAGAAAGAGAAGAAGGACGAGAAGACGTCCGACACCGGAACCGGCGAGGGCGACAAGAAGGCCATGCCCTCGGCCAAGCGTATCGCGCGCGAGGAAGGCCTCGACCTGAAGGAGGTCGACGGGACCGGCAAGGGCGGACGCGTGACCAAGGCCGATGCCCTGAAGGCGCTGGAGAAGTCCGGCGAGACGCCGCAGAAGCCCGAGGCGAAGAAGGAAGACAAGCGCGAACTCGGCGAGCGCGAGGAGCGGGTGAAGATGACCCGCCTGCGCCAGACCATCGCGCGCCGCCTGAAGGAAGCCCAGAACACCGCGGCGATCCTGACGACCTACAACGAGGCCGACATGAGCGCGATCATGTCGCTTCGCAAGCAGGTCCAGGACGACTTCACCGACAGGCACGGGGTCAAGCTCGGCTTCATGAGCTTCTTCGTGAAGGCGTGCGTGACCGCGCTGCAGGACATCCCGGCGGTCAATGCCGAGATCGACGGCGACGACATCATCTACAAGAACCACTACGATATCGGCGTGGCGGTGGGCACCGATAAGGGCCTCGTCGTCCCGGTGGTGCGCGATTGCGACACCAAGTCCCTGGCCCAGATCGAGAAGGACATCATCGATCTCGGCAAGCGCGCGCGCGACGGCAAGCTGACGATCGAGGACATGCAGGGCGCGACCTTCACGATCTCCAATGGCGGCGTCTACGGCTCGCTGATGAGCGCCCCGATCCTCAATGCGCCCCAGTCCGGAATCCTGGGCATGCACAAGATCCAGGAGCGCCCGGTGGCCATCAACGGCGAGGTGAAGATCCGCCCGATGATGTATCTCGCGCTCTCCTACGACCACCGCATCGTCGACGGCAAGGAAGCCGTGACCTTCCTGGTGCGCGTCAAGGAGAGCCTGGAGAAGCCAGAACGCCTGATGCTGGACATCTAG